In Poecilia reticulata strain Guanapo linkage group LG15, Guppy_female_1.0+MT, whole genome shotgun sequence, the sequence tagctgttaCTCTTCATGTTTCTCTTCTAGTGTGCGCTGCAGGCAAGGCTGCGCTGTGGCCAAGTCCGACAAAACCATAGTGGACATTATGAAACAGCTCCAAGTCCGAGGCCAGTGCATTCCGTGCTCTGAAATCTTTCTCAACCAGGCTGAAATTGAAAGACATAAAGAGTCGAAGCTACACGAAGTCGAGGTCAATCAAACAATGGCGAAAGCGCTCCTTCAGTACAGTCGCTTTGTTGAAATGCAACAAActcaaagaaaagcagagaacCATCAGAAGAGAATATCATCTGGCCTTGAGTTTGAgtttcaaaaaagaaacaacgaATGGAGTGACCGCCATGGATTTCTAGCCAAACGACAAAGACTGAGCCCAGGCGTGaacgacagcagcagcagcaggatctTGGTGGCGGCTTGGTTTTGTGAATGCGGCCTGCAATTTTCTGAGGAGGGCAACGCTAGTAAGCATCTCCTGGCTGCAAACCAGATTTTCCACCAGTGTGGCGTTTGTGGCAAACACATGGGGGAGTCTTCAATCGCCCGCCTACATATGAGCCGTTTCCACGGGGGAGCCCACCTCTCCAACTTCCTGTTCTTCTGCCGCAAGTGCAAAGTGGAAATGCCCCGGCACGAAGATATCTTGCTGCACGTGTCCGAAGTCCACAGAGGACACACCTACCTCACAGAGAAAGCTGTTCCCTTTGACCTCGGCTCAGACCTCGATGCCAAACCTTCCACTAGCGTCGAAGTCTCATCGCCCTCGCCTTCTGCTTCCAAATTGCGGCAGGACGCGGTGGAGACGCCGCCTTCGACAGCGGGACACACTTGGATGTGCAGGATGTGCGAAGACGTCTTTGACTCAGAAGCTGCTGTCTTCAAACACTGCAGCGATATGAGCAGTCACAGCTTCCAGAGATTCATCTGTGGACACTGTCCGCAGAAGTTCTTCAAAGAATCCACCGTGCGGCGACACTGCATGAATGAGCACGGCGGGCAGCTGAAGAGTTCCCACTTCTGTGGCCTGTGCGACAGCATGCAGTTTGACACCGAGGACGAGTTCATGGGTCACTACAGGAATCTTCACAGTAAGGACTACTACTGCATGGACGAGCCTGAAGTTGTTCGGCCTCCTGCTGCTGAGGAAACCAGTCAGAATGCATGTCCTTGTATGGATGGAGAAGGATTCATAGAGGAAAAGAAAGCCACTTACACCCGGTGCATGAGAAATCTCGCTGCAGAAGGAAGATGCCGGTACATATGCGCGCCCTGCTGCGTGTCTGTTCCCTCTTATTCACAGATGAAGACTCATATCCACACAAAACATGCGGCCCTGAACCTGGGCAAAACCTTTGACGTAGTGTGCCAAGAGTGCCAGGAGAGCTTCAGCAGTGTACCGATGTTTCATAAACATTATCATGCTATGCATTGTACACTGGAGCCATGCCTTAGCTCCCGGGAGTGCATGAGGGATTCAAAGCCGGAccccaaaactgtaaaaatcatCAATGCTGTGGAGATCAATTCAGGAAGTGACGGTAAATCCGTTTGTTTCTCGTTTGTTCCCATTTTTTGTACCGCATTTCAATCTTGATTTGTGCTTTATACAGATATTGAAGACGAAACACTGGTGAAGATTTTAAGCACCAATAAAGTCAATGATGAACCAGAAGCTCATGAAGGTAAACCAGCTACTGGCCATTACACTTACTgcaagaaaaactatttttactaCCAACAATATGTGCCAGACATGTGTaaagtgttttaattttcctcaGCCAGGCCAGTCTGATTTTGTTTGGATGCTGCCAAATGCCAGTTGAAATTACAGATTGACTTATCTGCAAACTTAATGCTCTGTGTTGAAGCCCTTTTGATATCCAGGAAGTGAAAGTAACCCTGCATTTGACTTGCTCTGTATGTATCGGATTCCTGGTAactagtaaaacattttttagttgcatttttttctatttttattccaGAGCAAATAGATGAAGAAATGTGCCGTGTGTTGTCTTTGAGCGCAGAGGAAGCAAGAAAGGCTGCAAGAGAGTCTGCTGGTATGTATTCATGCTAAAATAGGACTAAACTTGTTAGTCTCAAGActaacatttcttattttcaaataagaaaTGTGGTGAGTATTTTCATATTAGAAGGATCTGTCACAACAGCTTTATACAGcttaacacaaatattttttgctgcTTGAGTAGCTGCTTTAATTTGtgacagttatttttattaaaacacttgCGTCCTTATTGTGACCAAAAAGACACCAATGGCAACATTTTAACTAAACCAGGGTCAGTTTTTACGCCCACTAGTTGAGTTTGTGGAGACCTGTGTTATTGGGTCAGTGGACTCCACTGTTTTGCAGAATGCTTGTTCCTGAGGGGGAAATAATCAAAGAATAGTCGGAGCTTTTCCACTGACCTGAATCCCATAAAGAGCCTATTTGACTCTTCGGGGAAAGTCAGTCCTCACTGCTTTAGTATGGATTTAACTGAAAGCTCTTTCAACAGCTATTAGAGAAAACCAGACTGATTTTTATGCCCGGATGTTTGTCAAGTAGTTCTTCCTGTTATGCAATTTGCAGAAGCTATACATGAAGAATGCTGTAtctgttcttttgtcttttaaacatgtttttaaactttgatgaaaaatattattCCGGATACCTGCTGCTCTGTCTGTCCACAATTACTAGAGTAaatgagttttacttttaacacGATGTTGTGTGAAATGATGTTGccttttttaagtttgtgttaCTTGGATGAAACCATTGTTAAAAGAATATAAACTTATAAAACACCTcaagattttctcttttttatgcTTAAGTGATCTTTTACTATAATATGTAAATAATACATagacatgttttcaaaattcttAAGGTTTACTGCATCTTTTACATGTCTTATATTTTCCATGTTGATGTAATTGTCAGCTCAGTTGGTAGCCTCTCAGTACTCTGACCATTGACACAGTCCTGCTTTGGTTATTCTAATTAACTTTCTAAATCCTGCTGCTTCATTCTCTGCATTTTCCAGTGATATAAAAAATGTCCAATAAGCTTGTAAAGGTCTGAAAGTAACGGAGAGGCATTTTTTCCGTCTTGCTAGCTGAGCACAAATCTAAATATTATGTCACTGTAAAAGTCTGAAGATTGGAGCTGTTCATTGCACCTAAACATCAGTTCTAGCTTTTTGTATTGCATTGCACCTTATCAGAAATTGAGCTTTTTCAGAATCAATTGATCTAAATATGTCTACATTAAAACCGATGCCATTCGATCTGGTGCTATTCATACCGAGGATATGCTCAAAAGTAATCAAATgtgcaaagtttaaaaagaataaggtgattttttttttctttctgtaaaacctcatcttgtaatttttttttgtacagatttGGAGGAAGCTCTACAACGAAGTCTTCTGGAATTCTAAGAACTTGGAACTTCGGTGAAATCATCTGCTGTTGTTAGTTTTCTACTCTTATTGtctgatttaataaataaatgtaatcgtCGTTTTACGTTGGCATCTTTCCTCTGTTTTGGCAACACGCTGCCCGTTCTGCAACTGGGCTGATTGCATGTTTTGGGGTTTTAGTGGGAGCTGGTTGCTGTCTGCCAAGAGTTCTCCTGTGGAGCCTCAAACACTTTGGTGTGTTGACACATGTGCTATAGTTGGCATCGGTGACACTGCAAGATTCCTCAGTTGGCCTTGTGACCACATTCTTGACTATTTCTACATCTGATGTCTTCGGTTTCCTTAAAGACGAGaaaaagtatcttttttttccccctgataAGGCATAAGTAAAATTGAGTTTATTGGTTAATATGAAAAGGAAAGTATAATGCAACTTGAGGCAAAAATTCAACCGAATCATagaataatatatttataaaactttaatttgttgtcTCTATACACTCGGACAAAGTAATGTTCacataaggggaaaaaaactgatagTAGTTCAGGAGGTACAGCCTGTGTGTGCATGCTCATGTTATTTGACACTGGATCTTTGCATGTAGAATTAAGCAGGTGACAGCTGTACAACATCAgagttagtttttaaatgatgaaatgaaAACTTGCAAAGGCATTTACGCTCATTTTTTTCCGTATTTGTTaatgttacagccacaaactaatgtgttatcagatttttatttggttgacaaaaacacaaacttaattTGGTTCTTTAATTCTTAATTGCAGATGTACAAAGACATCTGCAATTGTCTTTGTACAATTGCAGAACTGTACAAACTGTCATGTACAGTCATGTACAAAGACATGACTGTCTTTGTACATCTGGAGCCAAGAGACTTGTAATAAATTTAGGTTAGCTGCATGCCAAACTTCTCTAATTTATATGTGTAAAAAGAATAAGTAGTAATTCCGAGATAACAATGAATTTAAGACAATATAGTGAAAGGTTTTGGATAAACTACTTTTGCTGAATTATGAGTTCCTTTATCAAGGCTAAGACAGTTAAAGCGGGCTCTTTGATTAATATCTGTAATATCATAGGCTGTCACCGTTTTCTCTTAGTTTGTcaagaatgtgtttttgtttcattttcctcagGTAAAATCTTtttgctgtacaaataaaattcccTTGCTTTTTGCAAAGCTAACAGATACTTTAGGATTCTTTGAAGaattatcaacattttttactACAGCCATTTAAAAGTTTGTAATAAGAGTTAAATACTTTGTTCCTCACTCGGTTTCATAACAtccaaacacaacaaacacttAAAGGCTCcctttacaaaacaaatgtaaagaaactATCCTAAAGCAGATTGTGGACCAGGTGACCGTTCCCTTGGCCCCTCTAGGGGTCCGCGGTCCACACATTTAGGAGCCGCAGCTCTGGTCTCCTCGGGAAGCTTTTACAAGCGAGTGAAGGAAGTTGCAGCCcatgtttggaaatgttctcCCGAGGCGCCGCTTCAGTCCGAAGAATAACGATTAGCTGGAGAACAGCGAGTGCTGGACGCACATCGCATTAGCGCTCCCGGAAGGAAGATTTTAATAGAGCACAGCGgacaatcatcatcatcaatatCATCATGGCACAGGCAAAAATACACGCAAAACTGAACGAATCTGCCTGCAGCAAATTCAGCAGGACGCTGTCGATGGCAGATCGCTCCGGGCGACTCCTGGAAAGTTTGGATCAGCTGGAAATGAGGTACAGTGGAGTGAAACAGGCCAGACCATGTGCGCTACGTCAGCTCGGTCCGATGTTCCGTCTGTGTACTGTAATGTCTGACCACCTAAATCTTTACGGTTACAGTTTTACTTTACAATCACGACTCTTAATGTCGTGATTATAAAGTAGGAGCCCAAGAAGAGCTCTTTCACTTTAAATCgttgtgttttaatttgcttGACGGTGGCAACAATGCGCTTGTTTGTGCCTTTTACCAGGGTGGAGGCTTTACGCGACGCCGCATCAGCCATGGAGCAGGAAAGGGAGAGCATCCTGGAAATGATTCAGTCCGTGCAGAACAGTCAAGAAATACGTAACATCTGTCAGGGTGAGGCTGCTAACTCTCGCAACTTACATAAGGGCAAGAAGTCATCCTCAGCTTAATGCCACACAACATCAAACTGGGCTTGCGCTTTGAAATCTGGTGTTTTTCAGTTGCTTTGTTCTTTCTGTAACATTGTGATCCAATGAGGTTATTCATGCACGGGTGATCGTGACGATGAGCGAGCTATAGATGAACACGAAGCAACTAGTCCTCCACCCACAGTGACTTTACACTAAGCCTGCACTGTTTTCACATCCAGACAATTTCGTCACCATTTAAAGATACAAGAGCAGCTCAATTAGAATCTCAGCAAGTAGTTTAGAGAGTTCAGTGAATGAAAGACGAACTCGGTGATATATTTTTGGAATGTGTCCGTTAGTtctgatgattatggcttacattTGATGAAAcgcaaaactcagaaatatagAATATCACATACAATCAAGATTCAGAATATAGAAATGCCCATGTGCAGCACAGTATCTGCACTCGGTGCTTAAAGAGGGTGCATTTTCTATGACTTACTGTATTAATGAGGTGTGACATGGTGACCATAAGGAAGGCCCAGTTTGCTTCAGTAGTCCTTCATCTCAACTGCATCTTTCAGGGCTAGtgctcctcttcttcctcttgacaGTTCTCTGTGTGATTTAGGTCAGGCCAGTTTGGTGTCCAATAAAGCACAGTGATGACGGGGCCATTAAAGCAGGAATTGACACTTTTTGCAAGGAGGCTCTGCAGGTACCAGGacctgctggaaaataaaatcatgcatGTCTGTTAAGCTTGTCTGCAGGAAGTGCTCCACAATGTTGCCCTAGATGTCTTTGTGACTTTGGACTTGACGAAACGCAGTGAGCCAACAGCAGATGACATGGCTCCCTAAATCATAATAgtggaaacttcacactggaaCTTCGCCTGGATTCTGTGCCTCTCAGTTTCCTACTCCAGACTCTGGAGACTCTCATCACAAGAGACAGAATAAGTTAACAATTAGCTGGTTTAAGTGTACTACATAAGTACATTTGATCAAGGTATGACAGATTCTGATATTGTCGAGGCGCTTTTGGTTTGTGAGGGGTTCAGCCATTCAATTTTGACTCCAGTGACCATGAAAGGACAGGTACTGCAATGAATGGCTTGTGTAGATGAGGAAGGATGGTACAAACGTCTTCATATTCTTGATTCAATTTTCTCCAGTTCATTGAATTCTGCGCATATTATCCActtgtaaaatgagaaaatgtccGATTCTGTCGTCTCTACGACCAAGTATCaagaaatatttgacaaaagtcaaattttaaaatatgttaaattgttggtttagctatttttaaaatgttttaatgattcCTTGTATTTTCAAGGTGAGAGAGAAGAGTTGAATTTAACTGCAAACCGTCTGATGGGCCGAACCCTGTCTGTGGAGATCTCTATTGGCACAATCAGGAACCCCCAGCAGGAGGTGGCGCTGCAGAAGGCCACGTCTATAATAGATGAAATAGTGAAAAAGTTACTGAGTGACATGGAAGGTGCTcggcagcagctgctggctcTGCACGCGGCCTGCGTGACCGAAGCACCGCCTGTCCCCATCGACCAGAAGTTTCAGGCCATAGTGATCAGCTGCGCTCTGGAGGACCAGAAGAAGATCAAGAGGAGGCTGGAGACTCTGGTGAGGAACACTGAAAACGCTGAGAAGAACATCAAGATAATGGATCACCAAAAACTCGAGGACACAAAAGCCAATGGAGGTCACTAAGGC encodes:
- the znf451 gene encoding E3 SUMO-protein ligase ZNF451 isoform X1 yields the protein MSSPTPLDDEDELEEVEFVSEGPFRPVLECIDLLSDSEDEGCSSLAGMVEDKINRHKAHVTSTLDRLAHKVAQEKKERADKCKAFKEKQILQKAHGQQELAGSSANCVSMEAKRCVDMWLRMPGPKPGVISAGSGRRRTHAAFPRSSLTGHTCPVINCGRVYENISLLDGHLKRFDHSPCDPTIHLRGSPSELFACIACCLRFQTKEEWKKHVESKISSSSTDSHSLDQTYQRIVCFACPACFLLFNLQDECLQHMSDKNHFAESLVMTERKGTAQPVPVPHHVKDRLIALCKDVAFKVRCSLCHQVLISHQTAQAHFNVRCRQGCAVAKSDKTIVDIMKQLQVRGQCIPCSEIFLNQAEIERHKESKLHEVEVNQTMAKALLQYSRFVEMQQTQRKAENHQKRISSGLEFEFQKRNNEWSDRHGFLAKRQRLSPGVNDSSSSRILVAAWFCECGLQFSEEGNASKHLLAANQIFHQCGVCGKHMGESSIARLHMSRFHGGAHLSNFLFFCRKCKVEMPRHEDILLHVSEVHRGHTYLTEKAVPFDLGSDLDAKPSTSVEVSSPSPSASKLRQDAVETPPSTAGHTWMCRMCEDVFDSEAAVFKHCSDMSSHSFQRFICGHCPQKFFKESTVRRHCMNEHGGQLKSSHFCGLCDSMQFDTEDEFMGHYRNLHSKDYYCMDEPEVVRPPAAEETSQNACPCMDGEGFIEEKKATYTRCMRNLAAEGRCRYICAPCCVSVPSYSQMKTHIHTKHAALNLGKTFDVVCQECQESFSSVPMFHKHYHAMHCTLEPCLSSRECMRDSKPDPKTVKIINAVEINSGSDDIEDETLVKILSTNKVNDEPEAHEEQIDEEMCRVLSLSAEEARKAARESADLEEALQRSLLEF
- the znf451 gene encoding E3 SUMO-protein ligase ZNF451 isoform X2 → MVEDKINRHKAHVTSTLDRLAHKVAQEKKERADKCKAFKEKQILQKAHGQQELAGSSANCVSMEAKRCVDMWLRMPGPKPGVISAGSGRRRTHAAFPRSSLTGHTCPVINCGRVYENISLLDGHLKRFDHSPCDPTIHLRGSPSELFACIACCLRFQTKEEWKKHVESKISSSSTDSHSLDQTYQRIVCFACPACFLLFNLQDECLQHMSDKNHFAESLVMTERKGTAQPVPVPHHVKDRLIALCKDVAFKVRCSLCHQVLISHQTAQAHFNVRCRQGCAVAKSDKTIVDIMKQLQVRGQCIPCSEIFLNQAEIERHKESKLHEVEVNQTMAKALLQYSRFVEMQQTQRKAENHQKRISSGLEFEFQKRNNEWSDRHGFLAKRQRLSPGVNDSSSSRILVAAWFCECGLQFSEEGNASKHLLAANQIFHQCGVCGKHMGESSIARLHMSRFHGGAHLSNFLFFCRKCKVEMPRHEDILLHVSEVHRGHTYLTEKAVPFDLGSDLDAKPSTSVEVSSPSPSASKLRQDAVETPPSTAGHTWMCRMCEDVFDSEAAVFKHCSDMSSHSFQRFICGHCPQKFFKESTVRRHCMNEHGGQLKSSHFCGLCDSMQFDTEDEFMGHYRNLHSKDYYCMDEPEVVRPPAAEETSQNACPCMDGEGFIEEKKATYTRCMRNLAAEGRCRYICAPCCVSVPSYSQMKTHIHTKHAALNLGKTFDVVCQECQESFSSVPMFHKHYHAMHCTLEPCLSSRECMRDSKPDPKTVKIINAVEINSGSDDIEDETLVKILSTNKVNDEPEAHEEQIDEEMCRVLSLSAEEARKAARESADLEEALQRSLLEF
- the bag2 gene encoding BAG family molecular chaperone regulator 2; protein product: MAQAKIHAKLNESACSKFSRTLSMADRSGRLLESLDQLEMRVEALRDAASAMEQERESILEMIQSVQNSQEIRNICQGEREELNLTANRLMGRTLSVEISIGTIRNPQQEVALQKATSIIDEIVKKLLSDMEGARQQLLALHAACVTEAPPVPIDQKFQAIVISCALEDQKKIKRRLETLVRNTENAEKNIKIMDHQKLEDTKANGGH